CCGTGCGCTTTACGAAATCGCTGCGGTTTGAAATCGAGCATACGGGATGGATCACCGCCGACGAAACGGAGAGCGGGAAAATCGAAGGCCATGTGGAGCGGGAGGACGATATGGCCACGGTAGCTTTCTGGTATCAAATCGGCCAGCCGAAGCGCTTCGCCAAACTGCCGCCGCTGGCGGAGCGGATATTGCCCAATCTCGACATCGTCATCGAAGGCAAGATATTGCAACCGACCGTTCGGCATTCACCCGGCATTCTCGAACTGCAGAAGGGATACGACTGGACCGGCGACGGCCAGATTTTCTTCATGCCAGCGAGCAGCAAGCCATATCTGGAGGCGGATTTCCAGGTCGATAAGGAAGAATATCGCGGCTTGATTTTGCGTTTTACCTACGCGAACGACTATGGGATATACCGGATTTTTCTGGACGGCAAAAACATCAGTCAGCCGGAAGATTATATGGCCGGTCACAAACTGAAAGATTACGATTTCTACTCCAAGGAATTGAAAGTGAAGGATATTTATCTCGGCAGTTTCGCGCTCACGGCGGGAAAACATACGCTGAGGCTCGAATGCGTCGGCCAGAATCCGCTTGCGAACGGGAACTATGCCGGCCTCGATTCCGTAAGGCTTCGAGAACGATGGAATACGAAACGAAAAGCTTTGCAGTGATTTGGATTCACATAATAAATAGTGGATTTTATGTGTATTCCATTATTCCATGTTGAGGGAATGGGATGGCCGTTCATGATGGATTAATACAAGTCTTATTAAGAATGCGACCTAAAATTCCCTTGCCCTTTGGGCTGATCTTTACCTAGAAGTTATTGTTAGTCCGAATCAAGATGGCCAGGATGAAAGGATGACCAGGATGGCTCGATGGCGTTTATTGGATTGAATCGCGAAAACGCGAAAGAAAAAGAAGGACACGAAAAAAGAAAAGAAAAACGGTTAGCGAAAGGAATAGCATTGCGAACGGAATTTTCTGAGATAGGCAATAGAATCCGAGATATCCGTAATTCGAATATTTCGTGGAATTCGAGTTATTTCGTAGTTTCGCAATTCAAAAACGCTGCAGAAATAAAGTCCATGCGCAGTTCTGGGACGGTTTTTCCAAATTGCAGGCGGGACGCCTGCACTCCCAGGTTGCGTAACATGAGTTACTTACTCCATCCAGAATGGTTCGATGCGCTTCCCTGCGGGCTGAATAGAGGCGATGTCATTGCAAAATCGAATTACGCCTCCACGAGAAGGGCGTATCTCTCGCGGGCGGCGTTGCAGATGTTGCAGATAGAGAGCATGACGGGGACTTCCACCAACACTCCGACAACGGTCGCCAAAGCGGCGCCGGAATCGGCGCCGTAAAGCGCGATGGCCGTCGCCACCGCCAATTCGAAAAAGTTGCTGGCGCCGATCAAAGCGCCGGGACTCGCCACGTTATGAGGGACTTTAAAGCGCCCCATCAATAGAAACGTCAAAGAAGCGTTGAAATAGACTTGAATCGCAATGGGAATCGCGATGAGAATCACGTGGAACCAACGCAGCGCGATATTCTCGGATTGGAAAGAAAAGATGCAAACCAGCGTGAGCAGAAGCGCAACGATCGTTACGGGGTGGAAGAAGGGAACGAATGTATTGTCAAACCATTCCCGCCCTTTGGATTTAATGAGAAGCAGGCGGGATATAAATCCTGCTAACAAGGGAATGACGATGAACAGGATGACTGCGTAGAAGAGAACGTCATACGGAACTTCAAGATTGGATGCGCC
This sequence is a window from Candidatus Omnitrophota bacterium. Protein-coding genes within it:
- the arsB gene encoding ACR3 family arsenite efflux transporter, with translation MSKKRLNIFERYLTLWVAICMILGVFIGRIFPHFTEFLRESEFGSGSHINIPIAVLIWLMIYPMMVKVDFSSILNVGKKPKGLLITLFDNWLVKPFSMALLGWLFFNWLFLPWIGCELADQYIAGVIILAAAPCTAMVFVWSYLTDGDPAYTLVQVSVNDLIMLFAFAPIVKFLVTGASNLEVPYDVLFYAVILFIVIPLLAGFISRLLLIKSKGREWFDNTFVPFFHPVTIVALLLTLVCIFSFQSENIALRWFHVILIAIPIAIQVYFNASLTFLLMGRFKVPHNVASPGALIGASNFFELAVATAIALYGADSGAALATVVGVLVEVPVMLSICNICNAARERYALLVEA